From Besnoitia besnoiti strain Bb-Ger1 chromosome X, whole genome shotgun sequence, one genomic window encodes:
- a CDS encoding C-Myc-binding family protein (encoded by transcript BESB_017520), whose translation MANLIELQKQEFRKYLEDHGVLQQLSRVLVGLYEEPDRPPNALDFIRKYLGAPTGVDIEALRSEVESLKKENAGLKARVEQMKQEIDALRQDLDA comes from the exons ATGGCGAATCTGATAGAGCTACAGAAACAGGAATTCAGAAAATACCTCGAAGACCACGGGGTCTTGCAGCAGTTGTCGCGCGTGCTTGTCGGTCTGTACGAGGAGCCCGATCGTCCTCCGAATGCTCTGGATTTCATCAGAAAGTATCTAGGCGCTCCAACGG GAGTAGATATTGAAGCTCTTCGCTCTGAAGTTGAGAGCCTGAAGAAGGAAAATGCGGGGCTGAAAGCGAGGGTGGAGCAGATGAAGCAAGAGATCGACGCGCTAAGACAAGATCTAGATGCCTAA
- a CDS encoding hypothetical protein (encoded by transcript BESB_017530), producing MRKTESEPGEGGREEEERASEERSGHRALLREEDQDEEDDCDEVAKAEGLQLRRTAFGFEQRSVFRHLDRRHEEIDDAVFLPAAFDAPAQSHPHPIQVFYSPLASRRAAEVGVNAESSRQNLLPRYDGEAQQAAPARGFLVEQCGETAMVSALIVGDQNAGKSTFLHAFCRERLGGRFLQLTSFLPFIQASFSNARLAFLSDAQGGRKRATRGSEEASRERGNHEGDETAEDIQREDIETPERDERIEADTRENRSQGEHERCSSSSSSASDSSSPSSSLLLSFCRDERPFLDSDVARSLLLFTLEDFLFFCSEFSIPVYEKEAPGASFSAAPRAPGFLFSAWTRYVALHLLELGGDHLDRLVHFLDILEAKRLRRRDSSFSPSSASLPASSSSSSPRSAAPSPALCDPHCAFRPETPSSSSDSSSSLASSVSPPTVSSQDARARAPAAGECRLRERRGRKRAAAAPAQRDEAVEVAQLLLREERRHCEKLVAEKRSAEPFRVSHARCLARAGGGGGDRAASGRLRDAKEDAKSGAETGEGIPRNHMGWRQGDRDGDPEADERDARELLRVLQRSVQLVGDAEQVVYFVNCQSLFSEHPGNTEDEVLKTEGGEERGQRAAVCGGDEARKRVSRSGETSCAALRSPLSEPLSSSPQVSSPSGLSLLPSSSSASSQSEEFSFPLLSVDALVALLRRLQALASVRSLSGSSSAFLPSSPSSRGQGLLFACNRLPEVRTASNALPRPAPPSLSESAGLFPPSFTAPASSAEFLWFRANFWRAMRAVRGVARPRARDARGVSQREEREEAETDAATDGGKAALNALETDEELYAQFEGVLRGLRRRGCGSSRDGAGLHAESGDAKQRRESSAEDQEEEEEDEEERDWKPFEEDETTGESWVCEKKQEERRLREHPVFRFLAAFFSFLWSSGCSVSLPASSRRLARTAACGAFPSFLSFFELRGVIPLQLISEEKEDASSAPGVPASSLPPFSVACLVRFLVFLLRRVCERGAALELNQSRNASFPSSPSAAPPAVSASPALADVAGDAQDAESRLRSAAPEKPEEAEITHVGEDEKAEAERECGGLGMQQHVGRLVTGEAGRLALLGFLRVAAQLRRGAVAGRRPPIPSSSASPLLHLWISGVDVVEILDGGDAHRDQPHASPPECRARSCRGSLAETDLASGDGEEDGDADFLPATTVSTAFPLVARGLVKLSAASPFSPLSAPFPPVALELRWGGEAQAVAAGNGEGDGALKSERLRSPLRSLVFIPFPRGGCSPLDPRASSLEPSVSQSPLSRLLASGSRSPPFSGLAGLSQGSFAAVRLPFHETFFGFLLAELRGLARAGPLPRGFWERNARAGDRKAKNFKRNETPPLRLRGGKLRRSQAHSEAEGGTDALREGEEEGERGDGGGVNAEEEEGTERRKRTEDQRPNEEKTGQGGTCLGVGPARSGAELKDRNAEPREREEEQEEEVSIGCLNASSLSSDSGAWRGEGADAVRQALEHAVQKQLLRLDSSFSLLFSGKNAEAGAVNDCGTVRGSTGAFAGDRECLSLKKQTTFALERLNSRGEREGAPRAEALWKGRRSEEGEDRKPARDDEKPRERTAASALLETICADAHVLMQLAGDLALLRNEDARKGLSEAAQGDRRGEKRDGGAAPERWGENISLAWSVERWQPSGVVDPVWKKVTMSLSLRRSSGWDRQACEEDAREDGDRELKGLPEFQTLSQRGEEKKAEKVPAQASDHDTPSEVSRAGFRGFDSLWRALGVHMHRRGDGSLRRYRSAPRKDAQTLPAAVRGADDAFPTSDARGATRVEESAERAEERRREADRKGNLEKDTCCEERDDGDPEAGDRSRGRGREEARESAHAALVAEELREKENLWMIRLG from the coding sequence ATGAGGAAGACCGAGAGCGAGCCAGGtgaaggagggagagaagaagaggagagggcCTCGGAGGAGCGCTCAGGACACAGAGCGCTCCTCCGAGAAGAAGAccaagacgaagaagatgacTGCGATGAGGTGGCAAAGGCAGAGGGGCTGCAGCTGAGGCGAACAGCCTTTGGCTTCGAGCAGCGAAGCGTCTTTCGGCATCTCGATCGCCGTCATGAGGAGATCGACGACGCTGTTTTTCTGCCGGCTGCCTttgacgcgcccgcgcagagcCACCCGCATCCGATCCAGGTCTTCTACAGTccgctcgccagccgccgtgCCGCGGAAGTCGGGGTGAACGCCGAGTCCTCGAGGCAGAATCTGCTCCCCCGAtacgacggagaggcgcagcaggcggcgccggcgcgcggctttcTCGTGGAGCAGTGCGGGGAAACGGCCATGGTGAGCGCGTTGATCGTCGGCGACCAGAATGCAGGAAAAAGCACCTTTTTGCATGCGTTTTGTCGAGAGCGTCTCGGCGGGCGATTTCTGCAGCTCACGTCCTTCTTGCCTTTCATTCAGGCTTCCTTCTCcaacgcgcgcctcgcgttcctgagcgacgcgcagggggGCAGGAAACGCGCCACtcgcggaagcgaagaggcgagcaggGAGCGAGGAAACCACGAAGGGGACGAAACGGCGGAAGACATTCAACGAGAGGACATCGAAACCCCCGAGAGAGATGAACGAATTGAAGCCGATACACGTGAAAACCGCAGCCAGGGGGAGCATGAGCGGtgttcttcctcctcctcatcGGCGTCGGACTCGTCCTCACCCTCATCTTCTCTCTTGCTTTCTTTCTGTCGGGACGAGCGCCCCTTCCTGGACAGTGACGTCGCGCGaagtctccttctcttcacGCTCGAGgattttctttttttctgctcAGAGTTTTCGATTCCGGTCTacgagaaggaagcgcctggcgcttccttctcggcagcgcctcgcgctcccggcttcctcttctccgcgtggACGCGCTACGTCGCGCTTCATCTCCTAGAGCTCGGCGGCGATCACTTGGACCGGCTGGTGCACTTCCTCGACATCCTCGAGGCCAagcgactccgccgccgcgactcttctttctcgccctcctccgcctcgttgccagcctcttcttccagttcttcgccgcgctccgcggcgccgtcgcccgctctCTGCGACCCCCACTGCGCTTTTCGACCTGAgacgccttcgtcctcctctgaTTCTTCATCGTCTCTTGCTTCTTCGGTGTCTCCTCCgactgtctcctcgcaggacgcgagggcgcgcgcgccggccgcgggggAGTGCCGGCTGCGAGaacggcgagggagaaagcgcgcggcagccgcgcccgcgcagagagatGAGGCTGTAGAAGTTGCGCAGCTTCTGCTgcgagaagagcgacggCACTGCGAGAAACTGGTCGCGGAAAAACGCTCCGCGGAGCCGTTCCGAGTCAGTCACGCGCGGTGCCTAGCGCGGgccgggggcgggggcggagacCGAGCGGCTAGCGGCCGTCTAAGAGACGcaaaagaagacgcgaaaagcGGCGCGGAAACCGGTGAAGGAATTCCAAGAAATCATATGGGTTGGAGGCAAGGAGACCGTGACGGAGACCCCGAAGCGGACGAGCGCGATGCGCGGGAGCTTTTGAGGGTGCTGCAGCGCTCGGTGCAGCTCGTTGGCGACGCTGAGCAAGTCGTCTACTTTGTAAACTGCCAGAGTCTCTTCTCGGAGCACCCGGGCAACACCGAGGACGAGGTCCTCAAaacagaaggcggagaagaacgagGTCAACGGGCTGCTGTAtgtggaggcgacgaggcgcgcaagAGAGTGTCTCGAAGCGGCGAAACCTCTTGCGCAgctcttcgctcgcctctgaGCGAGCcgctgtcgtcgtcgcctcagGTTTCGTCTCCGAGTggcctttctcttcttccctcttcgagctcggcctcctcgcagtCGGAAGAGTTCTCTTTTCCGCTGCTAAGCGTCGATGCCCtcgtggcgctgctgcggagacTGCAGGCCCTCGCTTCAGTCAGGAGTTTGTCGGGCTCATCTTCAGCGtttctgccttcttcgccttcttcgcggggCCAgggtctcctcttcgcctgcaaCCGCCTGCCTGAGGTGCGGACGGCGAGCaacgcgctgcctcgccctgcgccgccttctctctctgagtCAGCTGGTCTTTTCCCGCCTTCTTTcaccgcgccggcgtcttccgcggagTTTCTTTGGTTCCGTGCGAACTTCTGGCGAGCTATGCGGGCGGTGCggggcgtcgcccgccctcgGGCGCGCGATGCACGGGGCGTGAGCcagagagaagaacgagaagaagcggagactgACGCCGCCACCGACGGTGGCAAAGCCGCCCTGAACGCTCTCGAGACAGACGAGGAGCTTTACGCGCAGTTCGAGGgcgtcctgcgcggcctacggcgcagaggctgcggcagcagccgtgacggcgcgggcctgcacgcagagagcggcgacgcgaagcaaCGAAGAGAGAGCTCAGCAGAAGAccaagaagaagaggaagaagacgaagaagagagggatTGGAAGCCTTTCGAGGAAGATGAGACGACAGGGGAGTCGTGGGTATGTGAGAAAAAGCAGGAggagcggcgtctgcgcgagcaTCCCGTCTTTCGCTTTCTTGCTGCGttcttttccttcctctgGTCGTCGGGTTGTTCGGTCTCTcttcccgcctcctcccggcggctggcgaggaCCGCCGCATGCGGTGCATTTCCCTCGTTTCTTTCTTTCTTTGAGCTGCGAGGCGTCATTCCTCTTCAGCTTATCtcggaggagaaagaggacgcGTCCTCCGCTCCCGGAGTGCCGGCGAGCAGTCTTCCGCCCTTCTCCGTGGCCTGTCTGGTCAGGTTCCTCGTGTTCCTTCTGCGGCGAGtctgcgagcgaggcgcggctctcgagCTGAATCAGTCGAGAAACGCCTCCTTcccctcttcgccctcggcagccccgcctgctgtctccgcctcacctgcgctcgcggacgtcgccggcgacgcgcaggacgcggaatcgcggcttcgctctgcggcgccggaaaagcccgaggaggcggaaatCACGCACGtcggagaagacgaaaaagcagaagcagagagagagtgcGGCGGACTGGgcatgcagcagcacgtGGGACGCCTGGTGACGGGGGAGGcaggccgcctcgctctgctcGGCTTCCTCAGAGTGGCTGCACagctgcggagaggcgcggtcgcgggaAGACGCCCACCGATcccctcgtcttcggcgtctcctctgcttcacCTCTGGATTTCAGGAGTTGACGTCGTGGAGATCCTCGACGGTGGAGACGCGCACCGTGACCAACCccacgcgtctccgcctgagtgcagggcgcgcagctgcagaggctcTCTAGCCGAAACTGACCTCGCTTctggcgacggagaggaagatGGCGACGCAGACTTCCTGCCCGCGACAACTGTCTCCACGGCGTTtcctctcgtcgcgcggGGGCTTGTGAAGCTctcagccgcctcgccgttctccccgctctccgcgcccttcCCGCCAGTCGCGCTCGAACTCCGCTGGGGAGGGGAGGCTCAGGCCGTCGCAGCAGgaaacggcgaaggcgatggAGCGCTCAAAAGCGAACGCCTACGCAGCCCCTTACGATCTCTCGTCTTCATCCCCtttccgcgcggcgggtgTTCGCCTCTGGATCCGCGCGCGAGTTCGCTGGAGCCCTCCGTCTCTcagtctcctctttctcgtcttctcgcctccggatcgcggtcgccgccatTTTCGGGGTTGGCTGGTCTCTCGCAGGGCAGTTTCGCCGCAGTTCGTCTCCCTTTCCACGAGACTTTTTTCGGTTTCCTCCTagcggagctccgcggcctcgcgcgcgcaggcccgctgcctcgcggcttctGGGAAAggaacgcgcgcgccggtgaCCGAAAAGCAAAAAACTTCAAGAGGAACgaaacgccgccgctgaggctGCGAGGTGGAAAGCTTCGCCGAAGCCAAGCCCACAGCGAAGCCGAAGGAGGGACGGATGCGctgcgcgagggagaagaagagggagagagaggcgacggaggcggggtaaacgcagaagaggaggaagggacagaaaggagaaagaggacaGAAGATCAACGACCGAATGAAGAGAAAACAGGCCAAGGAGGCACGTGCCTTGGAGTTGGTCCTGCTCGTAGTGGAGCGGAGCTCAAAGACCGCAACGCTGAAcctagagagagagaggaagagcaagaagaagaagtTAGCATAGGATGTTTGAATGCCAGCTCTCTGTCGAGCGACTCGGGTGCgtggcgcggcgagggcgccgacgcagtTCGGCAAGCTCTCGAGCACGCCGTGCAGAAGCAGCTTCTCCGCCTGGATAGcagcttctctcttcttttttctggaAAAAATGCGGAAGCAGGCGCTGTCAATGACTGTGGAACGGTTCGAGGCTCGACGGGCGCTTTCGCAGGCGACCGTGAGTGTCTCAGCCTGAAAAAACAGACGACGTTTGCTCTGGAAAGGCTGAAtagccgcggagagagagaaggagcaccacgtgcggaggcgctgtggaaggggcgccgaagcgaagaaggagaggacaGGAAGCCCGCGAGAGATGACGAGAAGCcaagagagaggacagccgcctccgcgcttctTGAGACGATCTGCGCCGATGCACACGTCTTGATGCAACTCGCGGGAGACCTCGCTCTACTGAGAAATGAAGACGCGCGCAAAGGTCtcagcgaagccgcgcagggcgacaggcgaggggagaagcgagacggcggagccgcgccggagaggTGGGGTGAAAACATTTCTCTCGCGTGGAGCGTCGAACGATGGCAGCCGAGTGGCGTGGTGGATCCTGTTTGGAAGAAAGTCACGatgtctctttctcttcgtcgcagCAGCGGGTGGGACAGGCAGGCTTGCGAGGAAGATGCTCGCGAAGACGGGGATCGAGAGCTGAAAGGCCTGCCAGAATTCCAGACACTGTCGCAgcggggcgaggagaagaaggcggagaaggttCCAGCGCAGGCTTCAGACCACGACACGCCGAGCGAAGTTTCCCGCGCGGGGTTCCGCGGATTCGACAGTCTCTGGAGAGCGCTAGGGGTGCACATGCatcgacgcggcgacggcagttTGAGAAGATATAGAAGTGCGCCAAGGAAGGACGCGCAGACTCTCCCTGCCGCCGTGCGCGGTGCTGACGACGCTTTCCCCACCAGCGatgcgcgcggagcgacgagGGTGGaagagagcgcagagagagctgaagagcgcaggcgagaggcagacagaaagGGAAACTTAGAGAAAGACACCTgctgcgaagagagagacgatgGAGAtccggaggcaggcgacagaagtcgaggccgcggacgcgaggaggcacgcgaatctgcgcacgccgcgctggTGGCAGAGGAGCtgagggagaaagagaacCTCTGGATGATTCGTTTGGGGTAG
- a CDS encoding hypothetical protein (encoded by transcript BESB_017550) — MVRFSWSQNRSVSEEAISAEAAAEAEISSPLILPSRTPSLKGHIREEDEEDDDISLVCKDEIRRRRAQKNVVVILAVGLSASVIIGVVLYGLTSQLHVPTHIWMLCIQATENLLLVALPCALLLWRFAKPIDGGDDAIKIRVGEDWKERRAVLCLSAIEIGLGIYVLGELHFQHRISSRGMIDLMEFKKALTIKAACGITSAVVFFFQGIAVCVFSKNLTSNALRQCTACILAGAFLSLITAVTTYDRLGKWTSRANRLQRDNASDYATIGAGSCLLVHGTFGLIGALVRKRCDDDTHGSNGSPVRYPGGEAI; from the exons ATGGTTCGTTTTAGTTGGAGTCAGAACAGGAGTGTGTCGGAGGAGGCGATTTcggccgaggccgctgccgagGCAGAAATATCCAGTCCACTAATTCTGCCCAGTCGGACCCCTTCGTTGAAGGGGCATATacgagaagaggacgaggaggatgACGACATTTCTTTAGTGTGCAAGGACGAAAtccgtcgccgtcgtgcTCAGAAGAATGTTGTCGTCATCCTTGCCGTAGGGCTGTCCGCGTCCGTCATCATTGGCGTGGTGCTGTATGGCCTGACATCTCA GCTGCACGTCCCCACACACATCTGGATGCTGTGCATACAAGCAACTGAGAACCTactcctcgtcgcgctcccatgtgcgctgctgctgtggcGATTTGCGAAGCCCATAGACGGTGGCGACGATGCGATCAAAA TTCGTGTGGGCGAAGACTGGAAAGAACGACGAGCTGTTCTTTGTCTCTCAGCAATCGAGATTGGCCTCGGCATATATGTGCTAGGGGAGCTGCACTTCCAACATCGAATCAGCAGTCGTG GGATGATAGACTTGATGGAGTTTAAGAAGGCCCTGACCATCAAGGCAGCCTGCGGTATAACAAGTGCTGTGGTATTTTTTTTTCAAGGCATTGCTGTCTGCGTATTTAGCAAGAATCTGACCAGCAACGCCTTGAG ACAGTGCACGGCATGCATTTTGGCGGGGGCTTTTCTGAGCCTTATCACGGCGGTCACGACATACGACCGTCTCGGAAAATGGACTAGTCGAGCTAATCGCTTGCAA CGCGACAACGCCTCAGACTATGCCACCATCGGTGCAGGAAGCTGTCTGCTCGTACACGGTACTTTTGGTCTAATCGGTGCGCTCGTGCGGAAGCGATGTGATGACGACACACACGGGTCAAACGGATCGCCAGTCAGGTATCCTGGCGGGGAGGCAATTTGA
- a CDS encoding XPA binding protein 2 family protein (encoded by transcript BESB_017540): protein MPPAAATGSEEGASPLAPPSEAAPSGDAGKEGLSFFPGEDDVLNVVTKETDIVYEQELQRDVFQVKVWVSYLNSKKDSPPYTRFILYERALRGLPGSYKLWFAYLKERVAALASRCPVESSSLFAETNIVFERALVHLSRMPKIWLLYVEFLRKQKCITQTRRAFDRALQSLAITQHDRIWEHYLDFVKEAGVVETTIRVYRRCVMLLPEKVEDFIAFLQSPEVARYDEAACLLAEVVNDESCPTTKTRHQLWLDLCDLVCAHPREIKGLRAEAVLRSGIARFSDQVGKLWCSLASHFLRLGQLEKARDIYEEALRGVRTLHDLALVYDAFVNFEETLLAAKMQEMEQAETEEAREKDARRAKKGAGGGSGEGRDAEGDQEEEAHRKQRRREQKKEREDEIDFLMTRLEHLTERRPILVSSCKLRQNPHNVHEWLARVDLFKGDTNKQVETFSEAVATVDPQQAVGRVSVLWIAFARYYEDRGDLPSARLIFEKATNAALRTVDELASIWCEAVEMELRHEERQRALELVRRAINKPRDAEPDSAQAKLFRSVKLWSLAADVEEMVGTPETVRLCYDKMFQLKVITPQLVTNYAHFLEEHRFFEESFKVYERGIAAFCWPHLNDLWLMYLTKFVSRYGSSKLERARELFQQATSSVPPQYAKRLFLLYAKLEEEFGLAKHALTIYQAATKAVTQAEKLDMYLIYIARTTELLGIARTRKIYEEAIENLPEKDARDMCLRYAAVEKGLGEVDRCRAIYEHCSQLCDPTRDPEFWKSWKEFEVSHGNEDTFKDMLRIKRSVQAQYSQAHLNVTELAQTDLSESPLNPLAAAEKQLKEEEEARKKLEMREKALEEQLYLKKKKETDDAELAQAEEEFRRVQDLRARARMLASLPPDAPFFVSLSSFQGARPGYLFHRGSQGMGYYLDERQVGADFVSEREKAFVTEAREGGGRRREREEASGGEPGGEEVGINLEEYVPGEVLGRLASEAKKMRTKKE from the exons atgccgcctgccgccgcgacagGCTCTGAGGAGggtgcgtcgccgctggcgccgccgtccgaggctgcgcccagcggcgacgcggggaaGGAGGGTCTGAGCTTCTTTCCCGGAGAGGACGACGTGCTCAACGTCGTTACGAAGGAAACAGACATCGTGTACGAGCAAGAGCTTCAGCGCGACGTCTTTCAGGTCAAAGTCTGGGTCAGCTACCTGAACTCCAAAAAAGACTCGCCGCCCTACACCAG GTTCATTCTGTACgagcgcgccctgcgcggcctgccggGGAGTTACAAGCTTTGGTTCGCGTACCTGAAagagcgcgtggcggcgctcgcctcgcgctgtcCGGTGGAGAGTTCGTCGCTTTTCGCGGAGACAAACATCGTTTTCGAGCGTGCGCTGGTGCACCTGAGCCGCATGCCCAAAATCTGGCTGCTTTACGTCGAGTTCCTGCGGAAACAGAAGTGCAtaacgcagacgcgccgcgccttcgacCGCGCCCTCCAGAGCCTCGCCATCACCCAGCATGACCGCATCTGGGAACACTACCTGGACTTCGTCAAA gaggcgggcgTGGTTGAGACGACGATCCGCGTGTATCGGCGCTGCGTGATGCTTCTGCCTGAGAAAGTGGAGGACTTTATCGCGTTCCTGCAGTCTCCCGAGGTGGCGCGctacgacgaggcggcgtgTCTGCTCGCGGAAGTTGTCAACGACGAGAGTTGTCCGACGACAAAGACGCGGCACCAACTGTGGCTGGACCTCTGCGacctcgtctgcgcgcatCCCCGCGAGATCaagggcctgcgcgcggaggctgtGCTGCGATCGGGCATCGCGCGCTTCTCAGACCAGGTGGGGAAGCTCTGGTGTTCCCTGGCTTCACACTTTCTGCGCCTAGGGCAGCTCGAGAAGGCCCGCGACATCTatgaggaggcgctgcgcggcgtgcggaCGCTCCACGACCTCGCGCTCGTCTACGACGCCTTCGTGAACTTCGAGGAAACGCTTCTCGCCGCCAAAATGCAGGAGATGGAGCAGGCAGAgaccgaggaggcgcgcgagaaggacgccCGCAGAGCCAAGAAGGGCGCTGGCGGGGGGAGCGGAGAGGGAAgggacgccgagggcgatcaagaggaggaagcccaCCGCAAGCAGCGCCGGAGGgaacagaaaaaagagagagaagacgagatcGACTTCCTTATGACTCGCCTGGAGCACCTCACGGAGCGACGCCCGATCCTTGTCTCGAGCTGCAAACTGCGACAAAATCCTCACAACGTCCACGAGTGGCTCGCCAGAGTCGACCTCTTTAAAGGCGACACAAACAAG CAAGTCGAGACGTTCAGCGAGGCGGTTGCGACGGTAGATCCGCAGCAGGCTGTTGGCCGCGTCTCGGTGCTGTGgatcgccttcgcgcggtACTACGAAGACCGTGGAGACTTgccgagcgcgcggctgatTTTCGAGAAAGCGACAAATGCTGCGCTGCGCACTGTCGACGAGCTCGCAAGCATCTGGTGCGAGGCCGTGGAGATGGAGTTGCGCCACGAGGAGCGGCAAcgcgccctcgagctcgtccgccgcgccatCAACAaaccgcgcgacgccgagcccgacagcgcgcaggcgaagctcTTCCGCAGCGTCAAACTGTGGAGTCTCGCCGCGGACGTG GAGGAGATGGTCGGCACCCCCGAGACGGTTCGCCTGTGCTACGACAAGATGTTTCAACTCAAAGTCATCACTCCGCAGTTGGTCACCAACTACGCACATTTCTTGGAG GAACACCGCTTCTTCGAGGAGTCGTTCAAAGTCTACGAGCGCGGCATCGCGGCCTTCTGCTGGCCTCACCTGAACGACCTGTGGCTCATGTACCTGACGAAATTCGTGTCGCGCTACGGAAGTTCAAAGCTGgaacgcgcccgcgagctctTCCAGCAAGCTACGTCCTCTGTTCCCCCGCAGTACGCGAAGCGGCTCTTTCTGCTCTACGCGAAGCTCGAAGAGGAGTTCGGCCTCGCCAAACACGCGCTCACGATCTACCAGGCCGCCACCAAGGCCGTCACGCAGGCCGAAAAACTCGACATGTACCTAATCTACATCGCCAGG ACGACGGAGCTTCTCGGCATTGCGAGGACGCGAAAGATTTACGAAGAGGCGATTGAAAACCTGCCCGAGAAAGAC gcgcgcgacatGTGCCTGCGCTACGCGGCCGTTGAAAAGGGCCTGGGAGAAGTCGATCGGTGCCGCGCGATTTATGAGCACTGCTCACAGCTCTGCGACCCGACTCGAGACCCCGAATTCTGGAAG TCTTGGAAGGAGTTCGAGGTGTCTCACGGCAACGAAGACACATTCAAGGACATGCTTCGCATCAAGCGCAGCGTCCAGGCTCAGTACAGCCAGGCTCATCTGAACGTCACCGAGTTAGCGCAGACAGATCTCTCGGAGTCGCCGCTGAAtccgctggcggctgcggagaagcagctgaaggaggaagaagaagcgcgaaaGAAACTCGAGATGCGCGAAAAGGCGCTAGAGGAACAACTCtacctgaagaagaagaaggaaaccgacgacgcggagctcgcgcaggCCGAAGAGGAATTCCGCAGG GTCCAAGActtgcgcgcgcgggcgcgcatgttggcttcgcttccgccagatgcgcctttcttcgtctccctctcgtcGTTCCAG ggcgcgcggccgggCTATCTTTTCCATCGTGGGTCGCAAGGCATGGGGTATTACCTGGACGAGAGGCAAGTCGGCGCCGACTTCGTTTCTGAGCGTGAGAAGGCGTTCGTcaccgaggcgcgcgagggcggcgggcggcggcgagagcgcgaagaggcgagcggcggcgagcccggcggagaggaagtcGGCATCAATCTGGAAGAGTACGTGCCTGGTGAAGTGTTGGGCAGACTGGCGTCCGAGGCGAAGAAAATGCGTACAAAGAAGGAGTAA